Proteins found in one Aquibium microcysteis genomic segment:
- a CDS encoding cupin domain-containing protein yields the protein MRKLAVAALPLLLLTLAAPAQEGIRRTPLQKTDFPDGYTTITGLAEIQPGVSAGRHVHPGIETGYVLEGETVLSVDGQPDRTMKAGDSFTIPAGVPHDARVVGNGPAKVLAVYVVERGKPLATPVP from the coding sequence ATGAGGAAGCTTGCCGTCGCCGCCCTCCCGCTGCTGCTCCTGACGCTGGCCGCCCCGGCGCAGGAGGGCATCAGGCGCACGCCGCTGCAGAAGACCGATTTCCCGGACGGGTACACGACTATCACCGGACTGGCGGAGATCCAGCCGGGCGTCTCTGCCGGCCGGCACGTGCATCCGGGCATCGAGACGGGCTACGTGCTGGAGGGGGAGACGGTGCTCTCCGTCGACGGGCAGCCGGACCGGACGATGAAGGCCGGCGATTCCTTCACCATCCCGGCAGGCGTGCCGCACGATGCGCGGGTGGTGGGCAACGGGCCGGCGAAGGTGCTCGCCGTCTACGTCGTCGAACGCGGCAAGCCGCTCGCCACGCCCGTGCCGTAA